From the genome of Nicotiana sylvestris chromosome 2, ASM39365v2, whole genome shotgun sequence, one region includes:
- the LOC104212124 gene encoding pentatricopeptide repeat-containing protein At5g62370-like, giving the protein MSKHRLGLHHWLCFSYLSRTTKRRFTACHLPSEAISCDVPTSSPINNHKTLCFSLVEQLILRGLFGLAQKVIQRIIKQSSSVSEAISAVEFSISRGIEPDATSYSFLIRQLVASGETQMAEDIYVYCILKRGIEPKDQSLLNSMAICYCNLGKLEEAKLLFDKLLDMKLRPCSSTCNALIKGFCGQHSILDGFDVFVVAVDAGVSLSFSCYNRLVDGLCHRGFLDEALYVFDVMCERGVTPNVHLFKTLVLSLCKRGRVEEAELLSMDMESYGFVLDKIMYTTLINGYSKNKKMKMAMRVFLRMLKLGCAPDKYTYNTLMHGFFNLGMLDKGWVLHQQMAEFGLEPDAVSYQIMIGKYCKDHKVDCALMLLNNMIQCNVAPSVHSYTALIAALCKENRLAEVDVLYNKMLDNGLVPDHVLFFTLVNNHPRGSEITLACTFLRAIAKNGCGIDLSNIPSTISQKVTTDIMSDIDHLLGEIVARNLSLANVAFNIYMVALCLGGKLDSALLCMDKMASLSLQPSLSAYNSMIKCLYQNGLLEDAKSFVEVMQDQGQVPNQTTFLIMVNEYCKQGDIQSAFEVLDQMEESGLKPSVAIYDSIIGCLGRQKRIDEALEVFRRMLEARIYPDETMFVTMINALSINGRAIQAHELFDKMLEDGVQPSHYAYTALIHGLVKKNMIEKGCVYLDRMIEEGFMPNTVLYTSLIKQFLRKKEFEFAFKLVDLMERSEIERDLVTYITLVSGVSRNIRSLHGKWLVPQKQYEKSKEMLFRLLHQSAMFSREKCLKISISSQEQIKFLALRLINKVKNTPLMPNLYLYNGIISGFCWAEKTQDAYKQLDMMQSEGVQPNQVTFTILIDGHFRSGEIDLAVSLFNRMNAQGCSPDKIVYNTLIRGLCKHGRLIDALSISYTMLKKGFAPSKASYENLLTSLCANNWSVHALKICEDMLAHKYVPCGHNLKLLICMLDEENKSHEARLMNDLLLNKRRFMVYTS; this is encoded by the coding sequence ATGAGCAAGCATAGACTTGGACTACACCATTGGTTGTGCTTCTCCTATCTCTCTAGAACAACAAAGAGACGTTTTACTGCTTGCCATTTACCTAGTGAAGCAATATCATGTGATGTTCCCACATCCTCCCCAATTAATAATCACAAGACCTTGTGTTTTTCACTTGTAGAGCAGTTAATACTTCGCGGGTTATTCGGTTTAGCTCAGAAAGTGATTCAGAGAATCATCAAGCAATCCTCATCAGTCTCTGAAGCTATCTCAGCCGTTGAATTCTCCATTTCTCGCGGTATCGAGCCTGATGCAACTAGCTATAGTTTTCTCATTCGACAACTCGTGGCATCTGGTGAAACCCAAATGGCTGAAGATATTTATGTATATTGCATTTTGAAGAGAGGTATTGAACCGAAAGACCAGTCTTTATTGAATTCAATGGCCATTTGTTATTGTAATTTGGGTAAATTAGAGGAAGCAAAATTGCTTTTTGATAAACTATTGGATATGAAATTGAGGCCTTGTAGTAGCACGTGTAATGCGCTTATTAAGGGATTTTGTGGCCAACATAGCATCTTGGATGGGTTTGATGTTTTTGTAGTGGCTGTTGATGCAGGAGTATCACTAAGTTTCAGTTGTTACAATAGGTTAGTGGATGGCTTGTGCCATCGGGGGTTCTTAGATGAGGCACTCTATGTGTTTGATGTAATGTGTGAGAGAGGGGTGACACCCAATGTTCATTTGTTTAAGACATTGGTTCTTTCGTTGTGTAAGAGGGGCCGAGTCGAGGAAGCTGAGTTGTTGAGCATGGATATGGAGTCTTATGGTTTTGTTCTGGATAAAATCATGTACACAACTCTTATTAACGGGTATTCGAagaacaagaaaatgaaaatggcTATGAGGGTGTTTCTTAGAATGCTTAAGTTGGGATGTGCACCGGATAAGTATACTTACAACACGCTGATGCACGGGTTTTTTAACTTGGGCATGTTGGACAAGGGTTGGGTGCTACATCAGCAGATGGCTGAATTTGGATTAGAACCTGATGCAGTAAGTTACCAAATCATGATTGGCAAGTATTGCAAGGATCATAAAGTTGATTGTGCGTTGATGCTGTTAAATAACATGATTCAGTGCAACGTTGCTCCCAGTGTGCACTCTTATACTGCTTTAATTGCTGCGCTTTGTAAAGAGAATCGGTTAGCAGAAGTAGATGTCTTGTACAATAAGATGTTGGATAATGGATTGGTTCCTGACCATGTTTTGTTTTTTACCTTGGTCAACAATCATCCAAGAGGGTCAGAGATTACTCTAGCATGCACATTTTTGCGGGCAATTGCCAAAAATGGTTGTGGTATTGACCTTTCTAACATCCCTAGCACTATCAGTCAAAAAGTTACTACAGATATCATGTCTGATATTGATCATCTCTTGGGAGAAATTGTGGCAAGAAACTTATCTCTGGCCAATGTTGCTTTCAATATATACATGGTTGCTTTATGTTTAGGAGGAAAACTTGATTCTGCTCTTCTTTGCATGGACAAGATGGCAAGCCTTTCTCTTCAGCCTTCACTGTCAGCTTATAACTCTATGATCAAGTGCCTTTACCAAAACGGACTACTTGAGGATGCCAAATCCTTTGTTGAAGTTATGCAAGATCAAGGTCAAGTTCCAAATCAAACAACATTCTTGATTATGGTGAATGAATACTGCAAACAGGGTGACATACAATCAGCATTTGAAGTTCTGGACCAAATGGAAGAGAGTGGATTGAAGCCTAGTGTTGCGATATATGACTCCATCATTGGGTGTTTGGGCAGACAAAAGAGAATAGATGAGGCCCTTGAAGTTTTCCGGAGAATGCTCGAGGCTAGAATTTATCCTGATGAAACTATGTTTGTGACAATGATTAATGCTCTATCAATAAATGGACGAGCTATTCAGGCCCATGAGCTCTTCGACAAAATGTTGGAAGATGGAGTTCAACCAAGCCACTATGCTTATACTGCTCTTATACATGGGTTAGTTAAGAAGAACATGATTGAAAAGGGCTGTGTATACCTTGATCgaatgatagaagagggtttcATGCCAAATACTGTTCTTTATACTTCtctaataaaacaatttttaaggaaaaaagagtttgaatTTGCATTTAAGTTGGTTGATTTGATGGAAAGAAGTGAAATTGAGCGAGACCTGGTAACCTATATTACTTTGGTCAGTGGCGTCTCTAGAAATATTAGGTCACTTCATGGGAAGTGGCTTGTTCCGCAGAAACAGTATGAAAAATCCAAGGAAATGTTGTTTCGTCTACTTCATCAGAGTGCTATGTTTTCTAGGGAAAAATGTTTGAAAATCTCAATTAGCTCTCAGGAACAAATTAAATTTCTTGCACTTAGGCTGATAAACAAAGTGAAGAACACTCCCCTAATGCCAAATTTGTACTTGTATAATGGCATAATTTCAGGATTTTGCTGGGCAGAGAAGACGCAGGATGCATATAAGCAACTGGATATGATGCAAAGTGAGGGCGTCCAACCGAATCAAGTTACTTTTACTATTCTAATTGATGGGCATTTCCGAAGTGGCGAAATTGATCTTGCTGTTAGTCTCTTCAACAGAATGAATGCACAGGGTTGTTCTCCTGATAAAATTGTGTATAACACTTTAATAAGAGGTCTATGCAAGCATGGAAGGCTCATTGATGCTCTTTCGATCTCATACACAATGCTCAAAAAAGGATTTGCCCCTTCTAAGGCATCATATGAGAATCTTCTCACTTCTCTTTGTGCTAATAATTGGAGTGTTCATGCACTGAAGATATGTGAAGATATGCTAGCCCATAAATATGTCCCTTGTGGCCATAATCTTAAATTGTTAATTTGTATGCTAGATGAAGAAAATAAGTCGCATGAAGCTCGTCTTATGAATGATTTGCTCCTTAACAAAAGAAGATTTATGGTGTACACAAGCTAG